The Petropleomorpha daqingensis genome includes a window with the following:
- a CDS encoding GNAT family N-acetyltransferase, translating into MTTIREATPEDGAACAAIYAPYVRDTAITFESEPPTPDQMAERIAKAQKNHAWLVAEDGGRVVGYAYAGPYKERAAYRWACEVSVYLEPGRRRGGTGRALYEALFERLVARGFRTAVAGMTLPNPASEGLHRALGFEPIGVYRGIGWKHDRWHDVAWTQKALDDGTGPPTEPV; encoded by the coding sequence GTGACGACGATCCGCGAGGCGACGCCGGAGGACGGCGCCGCCTGCGCCGCGATCTACGCGCCCTACGTCCGCGACACCGCGATCACCTTCGAGTCCGAGCCGCCGACGCCGGACCAGATGGCGGAGCGGATCGCGAAGGCGCAGAAGAACCACGCGTGGCTGGTCGCCGAGGACGGCGGCCGCGTCGTCGGGTACGCCTACGCGGGGCCGTACAAGGAACGGGCCGCCTACCGGTGGGCCTGCGAGGTCAGCGTCTACCTCGAGCCGGGACGACGACGCGGCGGCACCGGCCGGGCGCTCTACGAGGCCCTGTTCGAGCGGCTCGTCGCCCGCGGGTTCCGGACGGCGGTCGCCGGCATGACGCTGCCCAACCCCGCGAGCGAGGGCCTGCACCGCGCACTGGGGTTCGAGCCGATCGGCGTCTACCGCGGCATCGGCTGGAAGCACGACCGCTGGCACGACGTCGCCTGGACCCAGAAGGCGCTGGACGACGGAACGGGACCGCCCACCGAACCGGTGTGA
- a CDS encoding PHP domain-containing protein, with protein sequence MRPPDNHVHTEWSWDTADSASMIAACTQAVAEGLPAIAFTEHLDFTVWHAEDRATTSGMRGRHPGQQLPIDVEGYFADIAECRERFPELRIWSGIEAGEPHLFAASLGRHLERSPVDRILGSLHSLELNGHLVGVTRLLWSDADGTMRRYLAEVVDMIESSDVFQVLAHVDFPRRYWPGGTDRFVEKDFEEEYRAVFRALAGTGRALEVNTSSPLASADLVRWFREEGGEAVSFGSDAHQPKAVGQRFDLAVDVVEAAGFRPGRDRFDFWRR encoded by the coding sequence ATGCGACCGCCGGACAACCACGTGCACACCGAGTGGTCGTGGGACACCGCCGACTCGGCCTCGATGATCGCCGCCTGCACCCAGGCCGTCGCCGAGGGGCTGCCGGCCATCGCCTTCACCGAGCACCTCGACTTCACCGTCTGGCACGCCGAGGACCGCGCGACGACGTCCGGGATGCGCGGCCGCCACCCCGGTCAGCAGCTGCCGATCGACGTCGAGGGCTACTTCGCCGACATCGCCGAGTGCCGCGAGCGCTTCCCCGAGCTGCGGATCTGGTCGGGCATCGAGGCGGGCGAGCCGCACCTGTTCGCGGCGAGCCTCGGCCGGCACCTCGAGCGGTCGCCGGTCGACCGGATCCTCGGCTCGCTGCACTCGCTGGAGCTGAACGGCCACCTGGTCGGCGTCACCCGGCTGCTGTGGTCCGACGCGGACGGGACGATGCGCCGCTACCTGGCCGAGGTCGTGGACATGATCGAGTCCAGCGACGTCTTCCAGGTGCTGGCGCACGTCGACTTCCCGCGGCGCTACTGGCCGGGCGGGACGGACCGGTTCGTCGAGAAGGACTTCGAGGAGGAGTACCGGGCCGTGTTCCGGGCGCTGGCCGGCACCGGTCGGGCGCTCGAGGTGAACACCAGCAGCCCGCTCGCCTCGGCGGACCTGGTGCGCTGGTTCCGCGAGGAGGGCGGCGAGGCGGTCAGCTTCGGCAGCGACGCCCACCAGCCCAAGGCGGTCGGCCAGCGGTTCGACCTCGCCGTGGACGTCGTCGAGGCGGCCGGCTTCCGTCCGGGCCGCGACCGGTTCGACTTCTGGCGCCGGTGA
- a CDS encoding RecQ family ATP-dependent DNA helicase: MSAAPAGLTTSVSEEALAVLRELTGRPDAVFREGQDVAVAALVEQGQRALVVQRTGWGKSAVYFVSTALLRRRGTGPTLLVSPLLALMRDQVAAASRAGIRAVEISSANATEWDDVAARLAADEVDVLLVSPERLTNPRFREEQLPDLVRRCGLLVVDEAHCVSDWGHDFRPDYRRIRDLLGTLPEGTPVLATTATANERVVADVAEQLGAGGVSVTTVRGPLARDSLRLGVLRLPTDRARLAWLAAHLGDLPGSGIVYTLTVAAAEETASLLRDAGYDVRAYTGRLDDADRREAEEALRSNSVKALVATSALGMGFDKPDLGFVVHLGAPSSPVSYYQQVGRAGRAVESADVLLLPGPEDLAIWQWFATSSMPREDHAAAVLSAMADGKAWSVARLETVADVRRSRLELLLKVLAVDGAVERVQGGWRSTGQPWVYDADRYARVHRTREAEQRAMIAYARPVDEAQCRMAFLQEALDDPTAAPCGRCDVCAGPWYPVDVPAGAAEAAAAVLDRPGVELAPRAQWPTGADRLGVEVRGKISPDEQLEPGRAVARLTDLGWGQRLRTLLGDDGVGGVVDLEAPGIEEDPDAAFDVPLRHTLTDQPPDDELLAACARVLKAWDWAERPGAVVAMPSRRRPQLIRGVAEGLARMGRLPFLGSLSLEHGGPTGQPGGNSAFRLAGVWGRIVVGPELAEALRSIGPAPVLLVDDLADSRWTMTVAGRELRRAGAGAVLPFALALTA, from the coding sequence GTGAGTGCTGCGCCTGCCGGACTGACCACCTCCGTGAGCGAGGAGGCACTCGCCGTCCTGCGCGAGCTGACCGGGCGTCCCGACGCCGTCTTCCGGGAGGGGCAGGACGTCGCCGTCGCGGCCCTGGTCGAGCAGGGGCAGCGCGCCCTGGTCGTGCAGCGCACCGGCTGGGGGAAGTCGGCGGTGTACTTCGTCTCCACGGCGCTGCTGCGCCGTCGCGGCACCGGGCCGACGCTGCTGGTGTCGCCGCTGCTCGCGCTCATGCGCGACCAGGTGGCCGCCGCGTCCCGCGCCGGCATCCGGGCGGTGGAGATCTCCAGCGCCAACGCCACCGAGTGGGACGACGTCGCCGCCCGGCTCGCCGCCGACGAGGTCGACGTCCTGCTCGTCTCGCCGGAACGGCTGACCAACCCGCGGTTCCGCGAGGAGCAGCTGCCCGACCTGGTGCGCCGCTGCGGGCTGCTCGTGGTCGACGAGGCGCACTGCGTCTCCGACTGGGGGCACGACTTCCGGCCGGACTACCGGCGCATCCGGGACCTGCTCGGCACCCTGCCGGAGGGGACGCCGGTGCTGGCGACGACGGCGACGGCCAACGAGCGCGTGGTCGCCGACGTCGCCGAGCAGCTGGGCGCCGGCGGCGTCTCGGTCACCACCGTCCGCGGCCCGCTCGCCCGCGACTCGCTGCGCCTGGGCGTGCTGCGGCTGCCCACCGACCGGGCGCGGTTGGCCTGGTTGGCCGCGCACCTCGGCGACCTGCCGGGCAGCGGCATCGTCTACACGCTCACCGTGGCCGCGGCCGAGGAGACCGCCTCCCTGCTGCGCGACGCCGGCTACGACGTGCGCGCCTACACCGGCCGGCTCGACGACGCCGACCGCCGCGAGGCCGAGGAGGCGCTCCGGTCGAACTCGGTCAAGGCGCTGGTCGCGACCTCGGCTCTGGGGATGGGCTTCGACAAGCCGGACCTCGGCTTCGTCGTCCACCTCGGGGCGCCGTCGTCCCCGGTCTCCTACTACCAGCAGGTCGGCCGCGCCGGTCGCGCCGTGGAGTCGGCCGACGTCCTGCTGCTGCCCGGCCCCGAGGACCTCGCGATCTGGCAGTGGTTCGCCACGTCGTCCATGCCGCGGGAGGACCACGCGGCTGCCGTCCTGTCGGCGATGGCCGACGGCAAGGCCTGGTCGGTCGCCCGGCTGGAGACCGTCGCCGACGTCCGGCGCTCGCGTCTGGAGCTGCTGCTCAAGGTGCTCGCCGTCGACGGGGCGGTGGAGCGGGTGCAGGGCGGCTGGCGCTCCACCGGGCAGCCCTGGGTCTACGACGCCGACCGCTACGCCCGCGTGCACCGCACCCGCGAGGCCGAGCAGCGGGCGATGATCGCCTACGCCCGGCCGGTCGACGAGGCCCAGTGCCGCATGGCGTTCCTGCAGGAGGCGCTGGACGACCCGACCGCGGCGCCGTGCGGACGCTGCGACGTCTGCGCCGGCCCCTGGTACCCCGTCGACGTCCCGGCCGGCGCCGCCGAGGCCGCCGCCGCCGTGCTCGACCGCCCCGGCGTCGAGCTCGCCCCTCGGGCGCAGTGGCCCACCGGCGCCGATCGGCTGGGCGTCGAGGTGCGCGGCAAGATCTCGCCCGACGAGCAGCTGGAGCCCGGCCGGGCCGTCGCCCGGCTGACCGACCTCGGCTGGGGTCAGCGGTTGCGGACCCTGCTCGGGGACGACGGCGTCGGCGGGGTGGTCGACCTCGAGGCGCCCGGCATCGAGGAGGACCCGGACGCCGCCTTCGACGTCCCGTTGCGTCACACGCTGACCGACCAGCCGCCGGACGACGAGCTGCTGGCCGCGTGCGCCCGCGTGCTCAAGGCGTGGGACTGGGCGGAGCGCCCCGGAGCCGTGGTCGCGATGCCGTCGCGGCGCCGGCCGCAGCTGATCCGCGGCGTAGCCGAGGGTCTGGCGCGGATGGGCCGCCTCCCTTTCCTGGGGTCGCTGTCGTTGGAGCACGGCGGCCCGACCGGACAGCCCGGCGGGAACAGCGCCTTCCGGCTGGCCGGCGTCTGGGGGCGGATCGTCGTCGGCCCTGAGCTGGCCGAGGCGCTGCGCTCGATCGGCCCGGCGCCCGTGCTGCTCGTCGACGACCTGGCCGACTCGCGCTGGACGATGACGGTCGCCGGTCGCGAGCTGCGCCGGGCGGGGGCCGGTGCGGTGCTGCCGTTCGCCCTCGCGCTGACCGCCTGA
- a CDS encoding alpha-ketoglutarate-dependent dioxygenase AlkB, which produces MTLAHQPSMWDLAEEAALTPLAGSVVRHRLSRGAWVDHLPGWVTGSDEVLEVLLGDIGWRADRRQMYEREVAVPRLLRWYGGHEQLPHPLLTEAREALNRHYGAELGERFVSAGMCLYRDGRDSVAWHGDRIGRGRSADTMVAIVSFGSPRPLMLRPAGGGGESLRFPLGHGDLVVMGGSCQRTWEHCIPKTAKPVGPRVSVQFRPAGVA; this is translated from the coding sequence ATGACGCTCGCGCACCAGCCCTCGATGTGGGACCTCGCCGAGGAGGCCGCGCTCACCCCGCTGGCCGGCTCGGTCGTCCGGCACCGGCTGAGCCGGGGAGCGTGGGTCGACCACCTGCCCGGCTGGGTCACCGGGTCTGACGAGGTGCTGGAGGTCCTCCTCGGGGACATCGGCTGGCGGGCGGACCGGCGGCAGATGTACGAGCGGGAGGTCGCCGTCCCGCGCCTGCTGCGCTGGTACGGCGGGCACGAGCAGCTGCCGCACCCATTGCTGACCGAGGCGCGGGAGGCGCTCAACCGCCACTACGGCGCCGAGCTCGGCGAGCGCTTCGTCTCCGCCGGCATGTGCCTGTACCGCGACGGCCGGGACAGCGTGGCCTGGCACGGTGACCGCATCGGCCGCGGCCGCTCGGCGGACACGATGGTCGCCATCGTGTCCTTCGGCTCGCCCCGACCGCTGATGCTCCGGCCCGCCGGGGGAGGCGGCGAGAGCCTGCGCTTCCCGCTGGGCCACGGAGACCTGGTGGTCATGGGGGGCTCGTGCCAGCGCACGTGGGAGCACTGCATCCCGAAGACGGCGAAGCCCGTCGGACCCCGGGTGAGCGTGCAGTTCCGGCCGGCCGGCGTCGCCTGA